The sequence GGCGACATTAGCCGTTAATGGCAACTTTGAGTTTTTTACACGTCGACTGGGTATTGAAGAAGCCGACACCCTGGTCCTTGAAAGCCCATTTGACTTTAAAAAGCAGGCAACCTTATGCCTGCCTCGTTACTTACCGGACGCCAATGATCGCAATCGCCACGAAATGCTGACGGACATTGCGACGCAATGCATAAGACACAATGAAGGCGGAACCTTTTTATTATTTACCAGCCATCGAATGCTGCAACAAATGGCAGGAATTCTAAGAGAGCACGTCGACAATGAAATCTTGGTGCAGGGCGAGTCAAATAAAGGTGAGTTGTTAGAACGCTTCACCAAAGCCGGCAACGCTGTACTGTTAGGCACCTCGTCGTTCTGGGAAGGTGTGGATGTCAGAGGTAATGCGCTGCGTTGTGTGATTATTGATAAGCTGCCGTTTGCATCGCCGGATGATCCGTTATTGAATGCGCGGGTGGAAGACGCACGCCTACGAGGTGTGGATGCCTTTGGCACTATCCAGCTTCCGCAAGCCGTTATTGCCTTAAAGCAGGGCGCAGGGCGGCTTATTCGGGATAAGTACGACTCGGGTATTCTGGTGGTTTGCGATAATCGGCTGGTAACACGTCAGTATGGTAAGCAGTTTTTGGCCAGCCTACCGGCTATGAGTCGCACCCGTAGCTTAGATACCGCGCTTGAATTTTTGGCGCATAAAAGTTCTACAGAAGAGCAAAATGTATGAAGTCGTTATTAGCTATAGATACATCAACTGAAAATTGTTCTGTCGCGCTTGTTCATGATGGCAAGTTGACAACCCGTGATATTGAAAGCCCCCGGGAGCACTCACAAAAGCTGTTGCCTTTTGTGGAAGAGGTGCTCGACAGTGCCGGCGTGTCTTTAGCCGAGTTGGACGGGCTTGTGGTTGGTGCTGGCCCAGGTAGCTTTACAGGCGTGCGTATTGGCGTGTCTATGGCACAGGGGCTCGCATTTAGTGCTGACTTACCCGTTTACCCCGTGTGCAGTTTGCAGGCACTTGCACAGCAAGCCATCCGTAAAAACGATGTTGCTGGTGTGGTGGCTTGTATCGATGCACGTATGGGAGAGGTGTATTACGCTCTGTATGCCAATGAGAACGGGGTTGCTGTGGCTCAGTCAGAGCCGGCTGTAGCAAAACCAGACACGAACATTATTGATACAGGATGCTTGAAGGGCTGGGGTACTGCTGGTACAGGCTGGGACGTCTACGCCGATATTCTTGATGAAAATCATGAGCTACAACACTGCGATAATAGCCGGCTACCGTTGGCGGAGGATATGCTGACAGTAGTGAATGGTGCTGGTGTTGACCCGGTTCAGGCCGAACAGCTTGAGCCACTCTATGTGCGTAATGAAGTGACCTGGAAAAAGTTACCGGGGCGTTAACTTGCTGAACGCTCAGGAACTCGCCATAATAGATCCTGTCTTACATAACAGATGAGCCAATATTGACGTGCAGATAAATCCGCAAACGGTACAGCCGTTAAGTAACCAACAGCAGGCATCGCAACAGACGGTGCAGCGTGACAACGAGCAGCAGAAAAATGCCGCCGTGTCTAATGCTGTGGAGTTACCGCAGGTCGTTCCTGATGCGAAGCAAAGCCGCCGTCAGGCAGAGCGTTGGCAGTCATTAAACACCATGTATGACGAACCACCTCAACGCTCACAAAAGGCGTTAAGTGCTTATCAAACGGTAGCTTTGAATGAAAAACGTGAAGAAGTTGCGTCAATGTTTGGTGTCGACGTTTATGCCTAAAGAGAGGTCTGTTATGAGATTACTGACATGTTTGTTGTTCGCTATAGGTTTAGCTGGCTGTGCGTCTGTTCCGACAGAGCTGGAAACCAGCAATGAAGATGCGCTGGTCGCTTACAAGCAGGCAAAAGCTCAGCAGGATAAAGTGGTTGGTCAACCGGCCCGCTGGGGTGGAGTTATTGCTGACGTTCGCAATACAGAAGATAAAACGGTATTTGAAGTAGTGAGCTTCCCGCTGCAACGTTGGGGACGGCCCGAAGTGAGTGACGACAGTGATGGCCGTTTCTTAGCGGTTATTGATGGTTTTATTGACCCTGAAGTCTATAAAAAAGGTCGTGCGATAAGCTTCGTTGGTACGATTGGTGAAACTCAGCAGGGCAAAATTGATGAGTACACATACATTTATCCGGTTCTCGAAGCGGATAACCACTATTTGTGGAAGCCTAAAGCACAAAAGAACCACGTAGAAATTGACTACTCACCGCTGTGGTTCCGCCATAACTTCTATTCACCGTACTATCCCTACCGCTATCCGGTACCCGTGCGTGTGCGAGTAGAGGACAATTCAGGTACACCGGCAAAAGAACGTAACTGATTTTAATGAGTTTCCGGACAACGGCTGCGCAAGCGACATCAGTCAGCTATGAATTAGAGTGGGGCGTTGTTCGGGGCTTATGCTGGGGCGACCCGAAAAACATAAATACCATTGCGACCCATGGCTGGCTCGATAATTGTCACAGCTTCCTGCCTGTAGCTGAACACTGGAATGATGATGACGCCGGTTTGGTTGCACTTGACTGGGCAGGGCACGGGCACAGTGATCACCGCCCGCTCGGAACCCACTATCACTTTATCGATTACGCCTACGACCTCTGGCAAATTCTTACTCATCATATTGGCAACCCTGTCACCTTATTAGGGCACTCGATGGGGGGCTTTGTCAGTAATGTGGTGTCGTCTCTTTGCCCTGAAAAAGTCGACAAACTGATATTGGTCGAAGCCTTCGGCTTATTGGTTTCTGATGAAACGAACGCCCGCGACCAATTAATAAAAGGCTTTGCCAGTCGTTATAAAAAGCGAAGTGGTCGCTGGCGCGGTTATACGGAGATAGAAACAGCGATTGATGCACGTGCCTCACAAGCCGACTTTTCCAGAGAGCTGGTGGAGCTATTGGTTGATAGAGGTCTGAATAAAGCATCAGAACGTTCTTTTTCTTGGCGCGCAGACCCACGAGTTAAGTCTGTTTCACCGTACCGCTTGCACTCAACGGCGGTCGATGAACTTCTTCAGGGCTTAAACATGCCGGTGACCGTTGTAAGAGGAGATAACGGTCATGAAAACCTGTCTCGAGCTATCGAAAGGTGGCAGCATCACGTTGCTGATCTAAGCTTAATAACACTGAATGGTGGGCATCATGTTCACATGGAACAGCCCGAAAAAATAGCTGAGTTGCTAAAATCAAGCGGTTAGCAGCGCTGTATGACTAGGATTAACTGGTCGGATATGCGAAGATAAAGTGTTAACAAAATAAAATTTAAGAGTGAGAGGCAGAGCCTTTTATGGAAAAGATTTGGCTGAAAAACTACCCAGCGGGTGTTCCGGAAACTATTGACCCGGATCATTTTTCTTCGCTGGTTGATATTCTCGAACAGTCCATCGAGAAGTACGGCGAGAAAACCGCATTCGTAAATATGGACTCAGAGATGAGTTTCAAAGAATTGGGACTAAAATCTCGCGAATTCGCCGCCTACTTGCAAAGTCAGGGTTTGAAAAAAGGCGATGCGGTTGCGGTAATGATGCCAAACCTGTTGCAGTACCCTGTTGCTTTATTCGGTATTTTGCGCGCCGGCATGTCGGTGGTGAACGTAAACCCTTTATACACGCCACGCGAATTAAAGCATCAGCTGACTGACTCTCAGGCAAAAGCGCTGGTTATTTTAGAAAACTTTGCGCACACCTACGCTAAAATAAAAGATGAGGCACCGCTTGACGTGGTTGTGACCACTCAAATTGGTGATCAACTGCCGTTCCCTAAGCGGTTTATCGTCAACTTTGTGGTTAAGCACATTAAACGAATGGTGCCGTATCACAACCTCAAAAATACCATTAGCCTGAATCAGGCAATGGCAAAAGGTGCCCAGACAGAATATCAGCGTCCTGAAGTGACGGGTGACGACATTGCGTTTTTACAGTACACCGGTGGAACCACCGGGGTCGCTAAAGGTGCTATGTTGTCTCATCGCAATATGGTTGCGAACTTAGAGCAGGTTTCCGCATGCATCACGCCAATTATGAGCGATGGTGAGGAAGTGATTATTACTGCGCTACCTCTGTACCATATTTTCGCATTAACGGCGAACTGCCTGACCTTCATTAAGCACGGCGGTAAAAACGTGCTAATTACTAATCCGCGCGACATGCCAAATTTTGTGAAAGAGTTGAATAAGTATCCGTTTTCAATGATCTCAGGGGTTAACACATTATTTAATGGTCTGCTAAACACGAAAGGCTTTAAAGATGTTAACTTCTCTAATCTGAAAGTGGCGCTTGGCGGCGGTATGGCGGTACAAAAAGCCGTTGCGGAAGAATGGGAACGGGTGACTAAATCACGCCTTCTGGAAGGTTATGGTCTTACAGAATGTGCGCCGGTTGTCACGGTTAACCCTTATGATATTGAGCACTACACGGGCAGTATCGGCTTACCGGTTCCTAGTACCGATGTTCGTATCGTTGATCCCGAAACGCGCGAAGAAGTGCCTATGGGTGAGCCTGGTGAACTTGAAGTTAAAGGCCCTCAGGTTATGGTGGGCTATTTGAACCGCCCTGAAGATACGGCTGAGTCCATCAAAGATGGCTGGTTTGCAACAGGTGATATGGCAACGGTTGATGAACGGGGTTATTTTAAAATTGTCGACCGTAAGAAAGATATGATTTTGGTGTCTGGCTTTAACGTCTATCCGAATGAAATTGAAGACGTGTTGGCAGATCATCCGAAAGTACTTGAGTCTGCAGCTATTGGCGTACCACACGAGTCGTCAGGCGAAGTCGTTAAAGTGTTTATTGTGGCAAAAGATAAGTCGTTAACAGAAAGAGAAGTTATCGACTTCTCGCGCGAGAATATGACTGCCTATAAAGTGCCCAAGCTAGTCGAGTTTCGTGACGAGCTACCGAAATCGAATGTTGGCAAAATCTTGCGCAAAGAGCTACGTGATGAGGAAAACTCTTGACGCAGCTTGAACTTCCGGAGTCGGTGCGTCAGTACCGGCTCATCTCTTCTACCGATGAATTAGCCGATTTCTGCTCTAAAGCTCGTCAGGCGGGTTGGTTTGCAATCGACTCTGAGTTTGTGCGAGAACGGACTTTTTACGCGAATCTTGGACTGTTACAGATGCATGCTGGCGGTGACACGGTTATCGTGGATCCGTTGGCTGATATTAATTTAGAGCCAGTATGGTCGCTTATTTCTTCGGATAGCATTGAAACCGTTCTGCACGCCGGTGGGGAAGACATTGAGCTGTTTTTCTATGAAAGTGGCGGTGCTCAACCAAGCCGTGTGTTTGATAGCCAAATAGCTGCCGGGTTTTGTGGTATTGGTGAGTCCATGGGCTATGCTCGCTTAGTCAGCGATCTATTTGATAATGTGGAGCTCGACAAAAGCCTCTCCCGCACAAACTGGTTAAAACGGCCTTTAAGCCCTGAACAACTGGATTACGCTGCCGCTGATGCCAGCTATCTGGCTGTTATGTATCCTTATTTGAAAGCACTTTGCGAAGAAAAGGGCTGTTTGGATATCGTCTACGAAGAATCGGTACTTCAAGTTCGTAAGCGAACGACTCGCATTCCTGACGATCTCTTATATTTGCAAGTGGGTAATGCCTGGCAACTCAATGGTGAGCAGTTAGCGGTTTTACAAAAGTTGGCCAGTTGGCGGTTCAACAAGGCTAGAAAGAAAAACATTCCATTAGGCTTTATCGCTAAAGACGGCGCATTGTTAGAACTGGCCAGACGCAAACCCAAATCACAAAGCGATCTAAATCACATTCGTGACTTACCGCCGTTATCAAAAAAGTATTCCGGCAATGAAATGATTACAGTCATTAGAAAAGCCGAAGAGCAGGCGACTTCTAAATCGCTGAAGCCCTTAAGCCGGTTGGACGATATGCCGGGCTACAAGGAGACGTTTAAAGCGATAAAGCAAAAAGTCACCGAGCTCGCTGAGTCACTTGATGTGCCTGTATCATTAGTGGCATCACGAAAACAAATAAATGACCTGATTAATTTTTTCTGGCAGTACTCGCCGCAGCAACAGGAACGTCTGCCGCAACCAGACTTACTGACGGGTTGGCGAAATGCAGCAATTGGGGCAGAATTAAGAGCTATTGTAACGTCATAGCGTCGGAGACACTTATGTTGTGCGATGTGTATCGCAGTTCCCGCAAAGCGGATACCTATATTTACCTTCCTCATGGCGAAGATTTTAGTGAATTACCGGATGCGCTTGTGCAAAGCTTCGGTAAAGCTGAAAAAATATTGACCATAAATTTAACCACTCGTGAACAACTGGCGCGCTTGAGCGTCAAAGAGTTAACTGAACGACTTGATAACGATGGTTTTTATCTGCAGCTTCCACCTAAGCAAGAGGATATTTCATGTTAAAAAAATTAGTTAGCCGTGCATTAATTGGAGTTTTGGCCTTGGTCAGCATGAGTGTCTCTGCGCAGGATGAGAATGTCGAGAAGAAGTTTTCTGACTACGTGGAAGCATTGAAAGACGAAGCTCGAAGCAATGACTATAGCGACGAGACCCTGGAAAAAGCGTTTGCTAATGTGAAGTATTATCAACGTGCGGTAGAGCTTGATAAAAACCAGCCAGAATTTAAATTGACGTTGGATACTTACCTGCCAAGAGCGGTTCCAGAGTGGAAAGCCAAAAAGGCGCAAGAAAAGTATGAAGAGCATAAAGAGCTGCTTGAAAAAGTAGGCAAAGAATACGGTGTCCAGCCTCGCTTTATTGTTGCGTTGTGGGGGATTGAAACAAATTTTGGTTCATATACAGGTGGTTTCGATGTTGTGTCGGCATTGACGACGCTGGCGTTTGACGGACGGCGTGAAGCATTTTTCAAAAAACAATTATGGCACGCGTTAACGATTATCCAGGATGGACACATTGCCCCGGAAAAAATGCAGGGCTCCTGGGCAGGCGCCATGGGGCAGACTCAGTTTATGCCAAGCTCGTTTATGAATTATGCGGTCGATTATGACGGTGATGGGCGTAAAGACATTTGGGGAAGCTATCCGGATGTGTTTGCTTCTGCCGCTAACTATTTGAGCTCGGTGGGCTGGCGCGACGATGTTACCTGGGGCCGCCAGGTGCAACTGCCAGAAGGGTTTGATACTTCTCTGTCGGGACTGGACACGAAGAAAAAGCTAAGCGAATGGGGTGACTTAGGCGTGACCCGATATGACGGCTCAAAGCTTCCGCAGAGGGACGATATTAAAGCGTCTGTGGTCATTCCGGATGACAAAGAAGGGCGAGTGTACCTGGCTTACGCGAATTACGATGCGTTAATGCGTTGGAATCGCTCGCATTACTTTGTGGCTGCGGTGGGATACTTGTCCGATCGCATCCGCTTTCCTCGGTAGTCATCGAAGCTGCATATGGGCAGTTTAATGACTTGGTACGAAAAGCCGCTGCAGGAGCTGACCGCATCCGAGTGGGAGGCTCTCTGTGATGGTTGCGGCCAGTGTTGCGTCAACCAACTGCTTGATGAGGAAGACAACCTTTACTCTACGGACGTTGCTTGTCAGTTGCTCGATACCGAAACAGCACGCTGTACCGATTATGCAAACCGGAGTCAGCGTGTGCCCGCCTGTGTGACGTTAACGCCAAAAAACATTGAGGATGTTTACTTCATGCCTGCGACTTGTGCGTATCGGTTGAGGGCGCAAGGACAGCCGTTGCCCAGATGGCATCCGTTAAAGCATAACGGTAGCAAAGAGCCGATGAAAAGAGCCGGCTATTGTGTTGCCGGCCAATGTATCAGCGAACGAAAATACAGTGGCGACCTGGAGGACAGAATCGTTACCTGGCCGCTCAACTAAGATCTATTTATGGTAAAGCACTAAGCCTTTACGCTTTTTAAATAAGCCAATGAAGTGGGCTAGCGTGACAATAACACCTAAGAGCAGTAACCCACCAAATATCCATGTCATCCAGCCGGGCATTCCCATTCCAAGCCACTGCCAGTCAATATCACCGCATAAGCCTGGTGCAGCAAACAACCCAGGAAACCACTCATGCAGCGGCGCCCAGCCTGGAAAGTCTGGCGCGCTTTCGCATACGGCGAAAAAGGCGTTCTTAGACGTTTGTAAGTCC comes from Idiomarina sp. X4 and encodes:
- the tsaB gene encoding tRNA (adenosine(37)-N6)-threonylcarbamoyltransferase complex dimerization subunit type 1 TsaB → MKSLLAIDTSTENCSVALVHDGKLTTRDIESPREHSQKLLPFVEEVLDSAGVSLAELDGLVVGAGPGSFTGVRIGVSMAQGLAFSADLPVYPVCSLQALAQQAIRKNDVAGVVACIDARMGEVYYALYANENGVAVAQSEPAVAKPDTNIIDTGCLKGWGTAGTGWDVYADILDENHELQHCDNSRLPLAEDMLTVVNGAGVDPVQAEQLEPLYVRNEVTWKKLPGR
- a CDS encoding Slp family lipoprotein; its protein translation is MRLLTCLLFAIGLAGCASVPTELETSNEDALVAYKQAKAQQDKVVGQPARWGGVIADVRNTEDKTVFEVVSFPLQRWGRPEVSDDSDGRFLAVIDGFIDPEVYKKGRAISFVGTIGETQQGKIDEYTYIYPVLEADNHYLWKPKAQKNHVEIDYSPLWFRHNFYSPYYPYRYPVPVRVRVEDNSGTPAKERN
- a CDS encoding alpha/beta hydrolase; its protein translation is MSFRTTAAQATSVSYELEWGVVRGLCWGDPKNINTIATHGWLDNCHSFLPVAEHWNDDDAGLVALDWAGHGHSDHRPLGTHYHFIDYAYDLWQILTHHIGNPVTLLGHSMGGFVSNVVSSLCPEKVDKLILVEAFGLLVSDETNARDQLIKGFASRYKKRSGRWRGYTEIETAIDARASQADFSRELVELLVDRGLNKASERSFSWRADPRVKSVSPYRLHSTAVDELLQGLNMPVTVVRGDNGHENLSRAIERWQHHVADLSLITLNGGHHVHMEQPEKIAELLKSSG
- the fadD gene encoding long-chain-fatty-acid--CoA ligase FadD produces the protein MEKIWLKNYPAGVPETIDPDHFSSLVDILEQSIEKYGEKTAFVNMDSEMSFKELGLKSREFAAYLQSQGLKKGDAVAVMMPNLLQYPVALFGILRAGMSVVNVNPLYTPRELKHQLTDSQAKALVILENFAHTYAKIKDEAPLDVVVTTQIGDQLPFPKRFIVNFVVKHIKRMVPYHNLKNTISLNQAMAKGAQTEYQRPEVTGDDIAFLQYTGGTTGVAKGAMLSHRNMVANLEQVSACITPIMSDGEEVIITALPLYHIFALTANCLTFIKHGGKNVLITNPRDMPNFVKELNKYPFSMISGVNTLFNGLLNTKGFKDVNFSNLKVALGGGMAVQKAVAEEWERVTKSRLLEGYGLTECAPVVTVNPYDIEHYTGSIGLPVPSTDVRIVDPETREEVPMGEPGELEVKGPQVMVGYLNRPEDTAESIKDGWFATGDMATVDERGYFKIVDRKKDMILVSGFNVYPNEIEDVLADHPKVLESAAIGVPHESSGEVVKVFIVAKDKSLTEREVIDFSRENMTAYKVPKLVEFRDELPKSNVGKILRKELRDEENS
- the rnd gene encoding ribonuclease D yields the protein MTQLELPESVRQYRLISSTDELADFCSKARQAGWFAIDSEFVRERTFYANLGLLQMHAGGDTVIVDPLADINLEPVWSLISSDSIETVLHAGGEDIELFFYESGGAQPSRVFDSQIAAGFCGIGESMGYARLVSDLFDNVELDKSLSRTNWLKRPLSPEQLDYAAADASYLAVMYPYLKALCEEKGCLDIVYEESVLQVRKRTTRIPDDLLYLQVGNAWQLNGEQLAVLQKLASWRFNKARKKNIPLGFIAKDGALLELARRKPKSQSDLNHIRDLPPLSKKYSGNEMITVIRKAEEQATSKSLKPLSRLDDMPGYKETFKAIKQKVTELAESLDVPVSLVASRKQINDLINFFWQYSPQQQERLPQPDLLTGWRNAAIGAELRAIVTS
- a CDS encoding YcgL domain-containing protein; the encoded protein is MLCDVYRSSRKADTYIYLPHGEDFSELPDALVQSFGKAEKILTINLTTREQLARLSVKELTERLDNDGFYLQLPPKQEDISC
- a CDS encoding lytic murein transglycosylase, whose product is MLKKLVSRALIGVLALVSMSVSAQDENVEKKFSDYVEALKDEARSNDYSDETLEKAFANVKYYQRAVELDKNQPEFKLTLDTYLPRAVPEWKAKKAQEKYEEHKELLEKVGKEYGVQPRFIVALWGIETNFGSYTGGFDVVSALTTLAFDGRREAFFKKQLWHALTIIQDGHIAPEKMQGSWAGAMGQTQFMPSSFMNYAVDYDGDGRKDIWGSYPDVFASAANYLSSVGWRDDVTWGRQVQLPEGFDTSLSGLDTKKKLSEWGDLGVTRYDGSKLPQRDDIKASVVIPDDKEGRVYLAYANYDALMRWNRSHYFVAAVGYLSDRIRFPR
- a CDS encoding YcgN family cysteine cluster protein, whose translation is MTWYEKPLQELTASEWEALCDGCGQCCVNQLLDEEDNLYSTDVACQLLDTETARCTDYANRSQRVPACVTLTPKNIEDVYFMPATCAYRLRAQGQPLPRWHPLKHNGSKEPMKRAGYCVAGQCISERKYSGDLEDRIVTWPLN